ctgacatttcctttttaaaaaaaattcccttcaCTGTGTGAAATGCTGAACTGGATGATAGCATGGGTATGAAAACACATATAGAAGAGGCATTTGGATATAGCCTACATTAActacaaaatttaaaatgttcttgttctgtagttgatgcttttttttctccattcagcATATTGgctcaaagaaaataattcagacgCCTGTTGCCCAACAGAAATACCCAAAAATAATGAAAGCCAAGTCACATTCTTAGGTTCAGTGGTTGCTGAAAGGATTTACCCTGCCACAAGACAGTGCtttattatatttaaagaaaaaaaaaaataggagcaGCAACTTATCACAATTCTCCACTACTGTGCAATAATGATGGAACCAATACAACATGGAAACCTGTTAGATGAGACTGTATGCCATCTGGAGATCACAGCCTTATGCTCCTTCTTGCTCAGGATAATTTAAAATTTTGCGGTGAGCTTGGCGCAAATATTGCTGCTGTTTGAAGTAAACCTTAAAAGCTCCTTTTATAGCAACAAAAGCAATTCCACCCTGAAAtagaaagatattttgaaaacCTGCACACTTCAGTGTCATACCATTGCAAATGTTCTTCTTAAAAATTTCTGgtcaaagatttattttccaaTCATATAGCATTCTCTTTTGAAGTTTAGCTAATTAGGACAATTCTAAATGAGTATCTCAAAGTTTTCTGTCACAATGCACTATTACAGAGGTTAGTGTTACTTAAAGGGATTACATACTGGATCTATAAAACcttttgaaagcttttatttgctCAGAAGtctgacaaatattttaaaaacatcaaaatacatcctatttaaagaaaaaagtaaaatgtagaTATgtatctgcttttctctcttctctgaatATATACTATACACGACACAAGGCATAATACTAATTACTATTCTATAATCACTGTGAAAGAGTCCACTTGCCAAAAAGTGagataaaatctattttttgtaaaacaaacttttttttcagaatgtttatCTCAAGTCCTCAATGTAAGAAGAGACACTAAGCCACCTTTAGTCTGCATGAACCATTGTAATATCACTGTTTCTTCCGTATGGAAGAGAGGGGTGCATTAACATATTGGAATTGAAAACAGGGGTGAAGTGACAGTCAGATGACCAGGGATACCACCTTACCAAACTCAGTGTGCTTCCCCTTGAAAGGCTTCCAGCCAGAGAGGTTATTCACAAAGGAAGAGACTGTCTCCTCTCTTTGTCTTCCCCCCTCTATGGagagtttatttttctctccttactAAAATAAGTAACAAAGGGATTCTCTCAAAGAATTAGTAAACAGAAGCTAATATGAAAAGGTTGATAATATAAACCCCAGTCTTCCCTTGCAGAGATTGTTCTTAGAAGATGCTGATTCCTCATCTTCATTATCACCCTTGATTACTGCTAAGATCTGCCTAGATACCAGATACAAGTTTCAGCCTTGTCTAGAGTTGAGATTAGTTTCAATCACAAGGACAAAGTCTCTCACACACGTGATGCTTATCCACTGCCAAGACAGGCAACCTTAAAAACCTTCTTCCCTTAATCAAATGGCACTCAAGTTCTAGATCAATTTATgttcctttttactttttctccctcccccctcaaCACTTCATATTCCTATATTATAATCGTTTATGAAACAAACAATACTGAGTCTTACCAAGATTGTCCTTTGTAAATTTGAGTTAACACTGCTGAACATCAGCTTGCCAACTATCGTGGCAATAGTAGGGAAAACTAGAGCTCCACATAGAATACGTGTAGCAGAGACATGATCTGCCAAAGGGTTGGCCTCTGCTGGAATACGAGGAACAGGACATCCAATGCCTAAAGGGGATGAGAGTGGGGGAAGAAAAGGTTACATAGCCACTTCCTCAAACAGAACACAAAGCACATTAGTGCCCACCCCCATGCCATTATAAATCTATAGCCCAATTACTTTGAGAACTATCCCTCTTCTCAGTGAATATTCTCTTTCCATTAAATGACTattcatttttactttcaaataaGACCCATGATTTTTAGTAGCTTGTTTTGTTACTAAGGCCTTAATTGAAAccatcctcctgctcctcttgCCCCAGCTTTCTCACTAGGTACTATGCAAACACAATCTAAATAGACTGAACATAACAGAGGGAAGCTGTTACCACTTTTACTTAAGAATGGCGAAAACTACTCGCCTATCCTCATCTCCTAAAGGCACCAATTCAAGCTTggtatttccttttaaatataatcACATTACCTGGAAATATGCTGTTCAAAATTTGTAGCTTATTAGAGTATTTGCGCCACAGTCTGAGCACATAGTCCTCCCAACGAATCATCTTGCCCAATATTAACATGACTGGGATAGTGGGAAGTCcaatcaaaagaaataaaggatCAGCTCTCTCCATGACATCAAGACCTTCTTTGTGACCCACAACCTGGTAAATATGTATACAGTTGACAAACAACAAAGACCACAACTGAACAAGGAATATAACTTATAAAAATTCTAGTTTGTTAGGGTCTGCCCACCACAttttaagttaaagaaaaaaaatacaatactgTTTTACCTAACGTACTCGTTTTCCCGTTGCATCCTTGGTTGCTTATCAAGTGAAATGCAGACGACCTACCAGCCCTAATTTGCAAGTCATTAATCGTGCAGCAAGCTGTAACACAATTCCTTACCATCTCAAGAAAAGTTTCATGTGCTTTTGTAGAGTAAAAGTTTAAACatctgaaataacaaaatagcATGCTTtccaaaatgcacagaaaaatttACCATTTTAGAATGATGAATTCTACTCTCAGAAATTGATTAGATACTAGTCTTTAAAGGATAAATTGATAGCAACTATCTCAggatgttttaataaaaaatttctgttattttggaATACCTTATCCAACAGAGATCACAGTATTGAAAAGTATTGTTTCTCTAGACAATGCAGGAAGAGGTACATTATTTTCAACTGTAGTAGAAATAGCAGCATATCTTCacttgtactttatttttaaatgtggttaGTGCTACAGTTTTAAAAGACAGTCATTACCAATGTGTCTAAACCTTTCTACtggcacataaaaaaaaaatcagactttgcAGTTTATAAAACATACGTATTAAAACTGTAACAGAACAGTGCATTATATTTTCCTAAGAAGTACATACTTTCTATTTTAAGTAACTAACTCTAAtagggctgaggaaaaaaaaagaaattaaagtggtAGATATCCTCTGGAGTTGTCTCACTTTAAGAATTACTAAATGCTAACAAAGTCCTTGAAGAGCATCTAGAAAGAATGGGCTCTTTCGATTTTTTCTGTAAGAATCCAGGAAGactaaaaacacaaaaatagtgtgctggttttggctgggatagagttaattttcttcccagtagctggtatggggctctgttttggatttgtgctggaaacagtgttggtaacacagggatgtttcaattactgctgagcagcgcttgcacagagccaaggccctttctgctcctcgccccaccccaccagcgaggaggctgggggggcacaagaagctgggaggggacacggctgggacagctgaccccaactgaccaaagggatatcccataccatacgacgtcacgctcagcatataaagctgggggaagaagaaggaaggggaggacgttcggagtgatggcgtttgtcttccccagtaaccgctacgcgtgatggagccctgctttcccagagatggctgatgggaagtagtgaatgaattccttgttttgctttgcttgcatgcgcagcttttgctttacctgttaaactgtctttatctcaacccacgagttttttcacttttacccttccaattctctcccccatcccactgtgggggagtgagcgagcagctg
Above is a genomic segment from Calonectris borealis chromosome 7, bCalBor7.hap1.2, whole genome shotgun sequence containing:
- the MARCHF5 gene encoding E3 ubiquitin-protein ligase MARCHF5 isoform X2 gives rise to the protein MHAVLEDARTALHYGICTHTCVWGEKKLRSFYKVSGCYRCTNSPVVYVLDLADRLISKACPFAAAGIMVGSIYWTAVTYGAVTVMQVVGHKEGLDVMERADPLFLLIGLPTIPVMLILGKMIRWEDYVLRLWRKYSNKLQILNSIFPGIGCPVPRIPAEANPLADHVSATRILCGALVFPTIATIVGKLMFSSVNSNLQRTILGGIAFVAIKGAFKVYFKQQQYLRQAHRKILNYPEQEGA
- the MARCHF5 gene encoding E3 ubiquitin-protein ligase MARCHF5 isoform X1; translated protein: MSEQTGLALPQTMDRSCWVCFATDEDDRTAEWVRPCRCRGSTKWVHQTCLQRWVDEKQRGNSTARVACPQCNAEYLIVFPKLGPVVYVLDLADRLISKACPFAAAGIMVGSIYWTAVTYGAVTVMQVVGHKEGLDVMERADPLFLLIGLPTIPVMLILGKMIRWEDYVLRLWRKYSNKLQILNSIFPGIGCPVPRIPAEANPLADHVSATRILCGALVFPTIATIVGKLMFSSVNSNLQRTILGGIAFVAIKGAFKVYFKQQQYLRQAHRKILNYPEQEGA